One genomic region from Paroceanicella profunda encodes:
- a CDS encoding ABC transporter permease — protein sequence MTMAIDDTAARPDTAAPRRRASLSALIGLGPRDLALILAVALVAIAAWEFLPPALGVSRYIIPTFSQCLAEFGSMVTRDNLFGHTLHTLGTAVAGFLLGSAFGAACGYALGLSPLAERTLSPYILALQIAPKVAFAPLFIMWFGYTFVPGLLVTMLVVFFPILVNVLQSMKTVDRDLVNLARVYHMSRFAIFRKIELPSSLPNLFAGLRIGSTLAVIGVTVGELVGGNSGLGFLITYGEGQANTAMVFNAIGMLTVIGIALYAVVARLEARVLHWIRRD from the coding sequence ATGACCATGGCCATAGATGACACCGCCGCCCGGCCCGACACCGCGGCCCCGCGCCGCCGGGCCAGCCTCTCGGCCCTGATCGGGCTGGGCCCGCGCGACCTCGCGCTGATCCTCGCGGTGGCGCTGGTCGCCATCGCCGCCTGGGAGTTCCTGCCGCCGGCGCTCGGCGTGTCGCGCTACATCATCCCCACCTTCTCGCAGTGTCTCGCGGAGTTCGGCTCCATGGTCACGCGCGACAATCTCTTCGGCCACACGCTGCACACGCTGGGCACGGCGGTGGCGGGCTTCCTGCTCGGCTCAGCCTTCGGGGCGGCCTGCGGCTATGCGCTCGGCCTGTCGCCGCTCGCCGAGCGCACGCTCTCTCCCTACATCCTCGCGCTGCAGATCGCGCCGAAAGTGGCCTTCGCGCCGCTCTTCATCATGTGGTTCGGCTACACCTTCGTGCCCGGCCTGCTGGTGACCATGCTGGTGGTGTTCTTCCCCATCCTCGTGAACGTCCTGCAGTCCATGAAGACGGTGGACCGCGACCTGGTGAACCTCGCCCGCGTCTACCACATGTCGCGCTTCGCGATCTTCCGGAAGATCGAGCTGCCCTCCTCGCTGCCCAACCTCTTCGCGGGCCTGCGCATCGGCTCCACCCTCGCGGTGATCGGCGTGACGGTGGGCGAGCTGGTGGGCGGCAATTCCGGCCTCGGCTTCCTCATCACCTATGGCGAGGGTCAGGCCAATACCGCGATGGTGTTCAACGCCATCGGCATGCTCACCGTGATCGGCATCGCGCTCTACGCCGTCGTCGCCCGGCTGGAGGCCCGCGTGCTGCACTGGATCCGTCGCGACTGA
- a CDS encoding GcrA family cell cycle regulator has protein sequence MSWTDERVEELKTMWNEGKSASQIAKTLGGVTRNAVIGKVHRLGLSNRTAGAAKDEVKPAAAAAPEPPLRAVPEPKEEAAEAAPAERVVPREAPRRPVPVSQPVPPTPPMAEVSPEALANLTEIEKRARKLDLMQLTERTCKWPIGDPATEEFWFCGLPATPGKPYCDAHVAVAFQPMSSRRDRRSGSGGR, from the coding sequence ATGTCCTGGACCGATGAGCGCGTCGAAGAGCTCAAGACCATGTGGAACGAGGGCAAGAGCGCGAGCCAGATCGCCAAGACCCTCGGGGGCGTCACGCGCAACGCGGTGATCGGCAAGGTGCATCGTCTCGGCCTGTCGAACCGAACGGCGGGTGCCGCGAAGGACGAGGTGAAGCCGGCGGCCGCCGCCGCGCCCGAGCCGCCGCTGCGCGCCGTGCCCGAACCGAAGGAAGAGGCGGCCGAGGCCGCCCCCGCGGAGCGTGTGGTGCCGCGCGAGGCGCCGCGCCGCCCGGTGCCCGTCTCCCAGCCCGTGCCGCCGACACCGCCGATGGCCGAGGTGAGCCCGGAGGCGCTCGCCAACCTCACCGAGATCGAGAAGCGCGCCCGCAAGCTGGACCTGATGCAGCTCACCGAGCGCACCTGCAAATGGCCGATCGGCGACCCCGCGACCGAGGAATTCTGGTTCTGCGGCCTGCCCGCCACCCCCGGCAAGCCCTATTGCGACGCACATGTGGCCGTGGCCTTCCAGCCCATGTCGAGCCGGCGTGACCGCCGCTCCGGCAGCGGCGGCCGCTGA
- a CDS encoding ABC transporter ATP-binding protein, with protein sequence MTPKLELRGVTRAFGEKGSPGRVTAVRDLSFTVGAGELVAVVGPSGCGKSTILNMVSGLYGPTEGAVLIDGVAVEGPRSEVGFMLQKDLLLPWRTVIENVEFGLETRKIPKAERRRIARTELKRIRLEEFADSYPYQLSGGMRQRVALARTLAISPELVLLDEPFSALDAQTKLVLQKSFSRTLSESGLSCLLITHDLQEAVIMSDRVVVLSGRPGTVVDTFAVDLPHRDDPLARSTLPATHEYVKRLFDTLHIAEGAA encoded by the coding sequence ATGACCCCGAAGCTCGAGCTCCGCGGCGTCACCCGCGCCTTCGGCGAGAAGGGGTCTCCCGGCCGCGTCACCGCGGTGCGCGACCTCTCCTTCACCGTGGGCGCGGGCGAGCTGGTGGCGGTGGTCGGGCCCTCGGGCTGCGGCAAGTCCACCATCCTGAACATGGTCTCGGGCCTCTACGGCCCGACCGAGGGCGCGGTGCTCATCGACGGGGTGGCGGTGGAGGGCCCGCGCTCCGAGGTGGGGTTCATGCTGCAGAAGGACCTGCTGCTGCCCTGGCGCACGGTGATCGAGAACGTGGAGTTCGGCCTCGAAACCCGGAAGATCCCGAAGGCGGAGCGCCGGCGCATCGCCCGCACGGAGCTGAAGCGCATCCGGCTGGAGGAGTTCGCCGACAGCTACCCCTACCAGCTCTCGGGCGGCATGCGGCAGCGGGTGGCGCTGGCGCGCACGCTCGCCATCTCGCCCGAGCTGGTGCTGCTCGACGAGCCCTTCTCCGCGCTCGATGCCCAGACCAAGCTGGTGCTGCAGAAGAGCTTCTCGCGCACGCTCTCCGAGAGCGGGCTGAGCTGCCTGCTCATCACCCACGACCTGCAGGAGGCGGTGATCATGTCCGACCGGGTGGTGGTGCTGAGCGGCCGCCCGGGCACCGTGGTCGACACCTTCGCCGTCGACCTGCCGCACCGCGACGACCCGCTGGCGCGCTCCACCCTGCCCGCCACGCATGAATACGTGAAACGTCTCTTCGACACGCTGCACATCGCCGAAGGCGCCGCCTGA
- a CDS encoding VOC family protein → MARLRHIAIMVRDLEAATKFYKDVFEFEDAGSETIGAGTANYLTDGVINLALLHFTDKTPEEMDKLAGLNHFGIQVDDVAKYEDRVNAAGGCFFFELAGSKQGNSERKYKDPEGVVFDISKHGWVGTDGRLKTEAAE, encoded by the coding sequence ATGGCCCGCCTGCGCCACATCGCCATCATGGTCCGCGACCTGGAGGCCGCGACGAAATTCTACAAGGACGTGTTCGAGTTCGAGGACGCCGGCTCCGAGACCATCGGCGCCGGCACGGCGAACTACCTCACCGACGGGGTGATCAACCTCGCGCTGCTGCATTTCACCGACAAGACGCCGGAGGAGATGGACAAGCTCGCCGGGCTGAACCATTTCGGCATCCAGGTCGACGACGTGGCCAAGTACGAGGACCGGGTGAACGCCGCCGGGGGCTGCTTCTTCTTCGAGCTCGCCGGCTCCAAGCAGGGCAACTCGGAGCGCAAGTACAAGGACCCCGAGGGCGTGGTCTTCGACATCTCGAAGCATGGCTGGGTCGGCACCGACGGTCGCCTGAAGACCGAAGCCGCCGAATGA
- the phoB gene encoding phosphate regulon transcriptional regulator PhoB, with protein sequence MAIRVLVVEDEEALSELLSYNLEKEGFTVTVAPDGEEALILVEESGPDIILLDWMLPNVSGLEIARQMRARVQTRDIPIIMLTARGAEEDRIRGLEIGADDYLTKPFSMSELLARMRAVLRRTRPTLAGDVATFGDIVLDRETRRLRRAGREVHLGPTEYRLLDVLMQRPGRVFSREQLLDRVWGNEVYVEIRTVDVHVGRLRKALNRRGDRDPIRTVRSAGYALDETYPG encoded by the coding sequence ATGGCAATTCGGGTTCTCGTGGTCGAGGACGAGGAAGCTCTGAGCGAGCTCCTCTCCTACAATCTCGAAAAGGAAGGCTTCACCGTCACCGTGGCGCCCGACGGGGAGGAGGCGCTGATCCTGGTGGAGGAGAGCGGGCCGGACATCATCCTGCTCGACTGGATGCTGCCCAATGTCTCCGGGCTGGAGATCGCGCGGCAGATGCGCGCCCGGGTGCAGACCCGGGACATCCCCATCATCATGCTCACCGCCCGCGGCGCGGAGGAGGACCGCATCCGCGGCCTCGAGATCGGCGCGGACGACTACCTCACCAAGCCGTTCTCCATGTCCGAGCTGCTGGCGCGCATGCGCGCCGTCCTGCGCCGCACCCGCCCCACGCTGGCGGGCGACGTGGCCACCTTCGGCGACATCGTGCTGGACCGCGAAACCCGGCGCCTGCGCCGGGCGGGCCGCGAGGTGCATCTCGGCCCCACCGAGTACCGCCTGCTCGACGTGCTGATGCAGCGCCCGGGCCGGGTGTTCTCGCGCGAGCAGCTGCTGGACCGGGTCTGGGGCAACGAGGTCTACGTGGAGATCCGCACCGTGGACGTGCATGTCGGCCGCCTGCGCAAGGCGCTCAACCGCCGCGGCGACCGCGACCCGATCCGCACCGTGCGCAGCGCCGGCTACGCGCTGGACGAAACCTACCCCGGCTGA
- a CDS encoding alpha/beta hydrolase: MSDRVYLDYSQAELDRAYDQRVWAPDAAECMARWAEEAETLRRPPLWQEQAWGPEPQQSLDIFRPEAATGPLPVHVHIHGGAWRIQSKEDAAFLAPAMTGAGQVFVAPGFGKLPALTMPQMVEELARALAWVQDNIARFGGDPARILLSGHSSGAHLAACLATLDWAARGRPAPMAALVCISGGYDLEPVLLSARRSYIHLSPEEAARLSPPRHAAAIPCPVTVLWGAAESPEFIRQGAAFAAALARAGRLEHSEVIAGANHFRILDHMARPGGAVHRAVCAALPGPAMAPREEVTSK, from the coding sequence GTGTCCGACCGTGTCTACCTCGACTACAGCCAGGCCGAGCTCGACCGTGCCTATGACCAGCGCGTCTGGGCGCCCGATGCTGCGGAATGCATGGCCCGCTGGGCCGAGGAGGCCGAGACCCTGCGCCGTCCGCCGCTGTGGCAGGAGCAGGCCTGGGGGCCGGAGCCGCAGCAGAGCCTCGACATCTTCCGCCCCGAAGCCGCCACGGGCCCCCTGCCCGTGCACGTGCACATCCACGGCGGCGCCTGGCGCATCCAGTCGAAGGAGGACGCCGCTTTCCTCGCCCCGGCGATGACCGGCGCGGGGCAGGTCTTCGTCGCACCCGGCTTCGGCAAGCTGCCCGCGCTCACCATGCCGCAGATGGTGGAGGAGCTCGCCCGCGCGCTGGCATGGGTGCAGGACAACATCGCCCGTTTCGGCGGCGACCCGGCGCGCATCCTGCTCTCCGGCCATTCCTCGGGCGCGCATCTCGCCGCCTGCCTCGCCACGCTGGACTGGGCGGCGCGCGGCCGGCCGGCGCCGATGGCGGCACTGGTGTGCATCTCCGGCGGCTACGACCTGGAGCCGGTGCTGCTGAGCGCGCGGCGCAGCTACATCCACCTCTCGCCGGAGGAGGCCGCGCGGCTGAGCCCGCCGCGCCACGCGGCCGCCATCCCCTGCCCAGTCACCGTGCTCTGGGGAGCGGCGGAGAGCCCGGAATTCATCCGCCAGGGCGCGGCCTTCGCCGCGGCGCTGGCACGGGCCGGGCGGCTGGAACACAGCGAAGTGATTGCAGGCGCCAATCATTTCCGCATTCTCGATCACATGGCCCGCCCGGGCGGCGCCGTGCATCGCGCCGTCTGCGCCGCCCTGCCCGGGCCGGCCATGGCGCCACGTGAGGAGGTCACCAGCAAATGA
- the phoU gene encoding phosphate signaling complex protein PhoU, whose translation MCPHIVSAFDDDLLAVQAKISEMGGLCEELLSNALEAVENRDPKLAEEVILRDKRLDKLEFEVEELTTRIMALRQPMAQDLRVLISCLKMSATLERIGDLAKNIARRAIYLADQRPAKLSASVGRMGQRTLQQLTEVLDAYTSRDTALAVSVWRRDVEVDEIYNSLFREVVTYMMEDPRTIGLGSQFLFIAKNLERIGDHTTHIAEMVYYVVEGEPLGDDRPKGEPVSLDGVGS comes from the coding sequence ATGTGCCCTCATATCGTATCGGCATTCGACGATGACCTGCTCGCCGTGCAGGCAAAGATCTCGGAAATGGGAGGGCTCTGCGAGGAGCTGCTCTCCAACGCGCTGGAGGCGGTGGAGAACCGCGACCCCAAGCTGGCCGAGGAGGTCATCCTGCGCGACAAGCGGCTCGACAAGCTGGAGTTCGAGGTTGAGGAGCTGACCACCCGCATCATGGCCCTGCGCCAGCCGATGGCGCAGGACCTGCGGGTGCTGATCTCCTGCCTGAAGATGTCCGCCACGCTGGAGCGCATCGGGGATCTGGCGAAGAACATCGCCCGCCGGGCGATCTACCTCGCCGACCAGCGCCCCGCGAAGCTCTCCGCCTCCGTGGGCCGCATGGGCCAGCGCACGCTCCAGCAGCTCACCGAGGTGCTGGACGCCTACACCTCGCGCGATACCGCGCTGGCGGTGTCGGTCTGGCGGCGCGACGTGGAGGTCGACGAGATCTACAACTCGCTGTTCCGTGAGGTGGTGACCTACATGATGGAAGACCCGCGGACCATCGGCCTCGGCTCGCAGTTCCTGTTCATCGCCAAGAACCTGGAGCGCATCGGCGACCACACCACGCATATCGCCGAGATGGTGTATTACGTGGTCGAGGGCGAGCCCCTCGGCGACGACCGTCCCAAGGGCGAGCCCGTCTCGCTCGACGGCGTCGGGTCCTGA
- a CDS encoding ABC transporter substrate-binding protein, with product MSRFPHLKAFAAAALAALIATAAPAAEKLTYLFPAPDFLPAFTPYQVAKAKGYYTDAGIDVTFQVGKGGADVAKQVALGNVEMGSGIGDTPIIVRANGLPVKAVALLGGKALTQIIIRTESGATDIASLKGKRIGVMAFQDTTYYNLLAALAAAGLSRDDVDIQAVGPAGVVQLMISGDLDAISGTPDWAAAIEGAGVALEVKTINDYIPAMAQAVLASDDVIEEKPELVQAFVTATLHGLTDVMDDPKGSAELLAKTLPQFEGKAAMLEDIMKRYTELVYAVPEGTKLGVFDPERIAAVQDFYAKHEIITSTTPVDDLYTNAFVE from the coding sequence ATGTCCCGCTTCCCCCATCTCAAGGCCTTCGCCGCCGCGGCGCTAGCCGCGCTCATCGCTACTGCCGCCCCCGCGGCGGAAAAGCTCACCTATCTCTTCCCCGCGCCCGACTTCCTGCCCGCCTTCACCCCCTACCAGGTGGCCAAGGCGAAGGGCTATTACACCGATGCCGGCATCGACGTGACCTTCCAGGTGGGCAAGGGCGGCGCCGACGTGGCCAAGCAGGTCGCGCTCGGCAACGTGGAGATGGGCTCGGGCATCGGCGACACGCCGATCATCGTGCGCGCCAACGGCCTGCCGGTGAAGGCGGTGGCGCTGCTGGGCGGCAAGGCGCTCACCCAGATCATCATCCGCACCGAGAGCGGCGCCACCGACATCGCCTCGCTCAAGGGCAAGCGCATCGGCGTGATGGCCTTCCAGGACACCACCTACTACAACCTGCTCGCCGCCCTCGCCGCCGCCGGCCTCAGCCGCGACGACGTGGACATCCAGGCCGTGGGCCCGGCGGGCGTGGTGCAGCTGATGATCTCGGGCGATCTCGACGCCATCTCCGGCACGCCGGACTGGGCGGCGGCCATCGAGGGTGCGGGCGTCGCCCTCGAGGTGAAGACAATCAACGACTACATCCCCGCCATGGCCCAGGCCGTGCTCGCCTCCGACGACGTGATCGAGGAGAAGCCGGAGCTGGTGCAGGCCTTCGTCACCGCCACCCTGCACGGGCTCACCGACGTGATGGACGACCCGAAGGGCTCCGCCGAACTGCTGGCGAAAACCCTGCCGCAGTTCGAGGGCAAGGCCGCGATGCTCGAGGACATCATGAAGCGCTACACCGAGCTGGTCTACGCCGTGCCCGAGGGCACGAAGCTGGGCGTGTTCGACCCCGAGCGCATCGCCGCGGTGCAGGATTTCTACGCGAAGCACGAGATCATCACCTCCACCACCCCGGTGGACGACCTCTACACCAACGCCTTCGTGGAATGA
- a CDS encoding S1 family peptidase, translated as MSQQVSIRTLLRCAAFLLALAAALTALPGTPKAQAPIPDVLVEPFDAGWLSTDEKRYLQAALAFNGHYMGLIDGDWGKGSQGALESYSRKTFSTPPLNMQMASLAFSFLDEIDREGWEMRYLPGLGLSLAFPARTMKPLPMKGSLNHWGHTISDFDIYTLRSDFADMYSWHGWAEQQQAPGLAPYTLRRADRWVTAVTTAQGSRYYFRSEMIRGGWSSVLLSAGPAESDMINGVSTSIAVGRAPAFNIPPGGALHRMVMLTLDWLDSARGADARVSQGSTAPAAPDAEHKASGSGFFVDPNGLILTNAHVVRGCSRLSHDGQPLSLVGQSEQYDLALLSGPPAPAGTVAAHFAPGPAELNADIAVAGYPLSDLLGGLNVTRGSVTAMTGLGGDVTKMQISAPVQSGNSGGPVLDSSGQVVGVVVSKLDALKMADISGEIPQNVNFAIRGEIAKLFLSGQGVRPDTSGDGAPLTPTDLARRAATFTVLIFCD; from the coding sequence TTGAGCCAACAGGTCAGCATCCGGACCTTGCTGCGCTGCGCCGCGTTCCTACTGGCGCTCGCAGCCGCCCTCACCGCGCTTCCCGGCACTCCCAAGGCGCAGGCTCCGATCCCTGACGTGCTGGTCGAACCCTTCGATGCAGGATGGCTGAGCACCGACGAGAAGCGATATCTCCAGGCGGCCCTCGCCTTCAACGGACACTACATGGGCCTTATAGACGGCGACTGGGGCAAAGGCAGCCAGGGTGCGCTCGAAAGCTACAGCCGCAAGACCTTTAGCACGCCGCCGCTGAACATGCAGATGGCCAGCCTCGCCTTCTCCTTTCTCGACGAGATCGACAGGGAGGGCTGGGAAATGCGCTACTTGCCGGGTCTCGGGCTTTCGCTGGCCTTTCCCGCCCGCACAATGAAGCCGCTGCCGATGAAAGGCAGCCTCAACCATTGGGGCCACACCATCTCGGATTTCGACATCTACACCCTGCGCTCTGACTTCGCGGACATGTATTCCTGGCACGGCTGGGCTGAACAGCAGCAGGCGCCGGGCCTCGCCCCCTACACGTTGCGCCGTGCCGACCGCTGGGTTACCGCCGTCACCACCGCGCAGGGGTCTCGCTATTATTTCCGCTCCGAGATGATCCGCGGAGGATGGTCATCTGTCCTGCTCTCCGCCGGGCCGGCCGAGAGCGACATGATCAACGGTGTCTCGACCAGCATCGCCGTGGGTCGGGCTCCGGCCTTCAATATCCCTCCAGGCGGCGCGCTGCACCGGATGGTGATGCTGACCCTCGACTGGCTCGACTCGGCGCGCGGCGCCGATGCCCGCGTCTCGCAGGGAAGCACTGCACCGGCCGCGCCTGACGCGGAGCACAAGGCCTCGGGGTCTGGCTTCTTCGTCGACCCGAACGGCCTCATCCTCACCAACGCCCACGTGGTGCGCGGCTGCAGCCGCCTGAGCCATGACGGCCAGCCGCTTTCCCTCGTCGGGCAATCCGAGCAATACGACCTTGCCCTGCTCTCCGGCCCGCCGGCGCCAGCGGGCACGGTCGCGGCGCATTTCGCACCCGGTCCGGCGGAGCTGAACGCCGACATCGCCGTGGCGGGCTATCCGCTCTCCGACCTGCTCGGCGGGCTCAATGTGACGCGCGGGTCAGTCACCGCAATGACCGGCCTCGGCGGCGACGTCACGAAGATGCAGATCTCCGCCCCGGTGCAAAGCGGGAATTCCGGTGGCCCGGTGCTCGACAGTTCCGGGCAGGTGGTCGGGGTGGTGGTCTCCAAGCTCGACGCATTGAAGATGGCCGACATCTCCGGTGAGATCCCGCAGAACGTGAATTTCGCCATCCGCGGTGAGATCGCGAAGCTGTTCCTGTCCGGCCAGGGTGTGCGGCCGGACACCAGCGGCGACGGCGCTCCGCTCACACCGACCGACCTCGCGCGCCGCGCAGCCACGTTCACTGTGCTGATCTTCTGCGACTGA
- a CDS encoding FAD-dependent oxidoreductase has protein sequence MSATRRAEIAGGGIGGLATAAALARKGWQVRVHERGARLRDTGAGIYIYENGMKVLETLGAAEAAIAGCSRATTREMRDGRNRVLSVHRWGASGRVYSVLRQQLIEALAGAATRAGAEIVTGSEAVSATPDGTITFASGATAQADLVVAADGVNSRIRDGLGIPTRKRDMPDGAIRLLIPKTPEEVALGDTGTTVENWQGSRRILVTPVSDTELYIALTMLDSDTSGKATPVDVESWAAAFPHLRPLIERLGPGGRYDRFGHVKLKTWSQGRVAILGDAAHAMPPNLGQGGGTAMMNGLALATHLDGAADIPAALAAWERAERPITEHTQRMSIFFGRPASWPVPIQRGFFNILSKSRKVGELRTRTARHIPTGTA, from the coding sequence ATGAGCGCGACGAGACGAGCGGAAATCGCGGGCGGCGGCATCGGCGGGCTGGCCACGGCGGCGGCGCTGGCGCGCAAGGGCTGGCAGGTGCGGGTGCACGAGCGCGGCGCGCGCCTGCGCGACACCGGCGCCGGCATCTACATCTACGAGAACGGCATGAAGGTGCTGGAGACGCTGGGCGCGGCCGAGGCCGCCATCGCCGGCTGCTCCCGCGCCACCACGCGCGAGATGCGCGACGGGCGCAACCGCGTGCTCTCCGTGCACCGCTGGGGGGCGAGCGGGCGGGTCTATTCCGTGCTGCGCCAGCAGCTCATCGAGGCGCTGGCCGGGGCCGCCACGCGGGCGGGGGCGGAGATCGTCACCGGTTCGGAGGCCGTCTCCGCCACGCCGGACGGCACCATCACCTTCGCGAGCGGCGCGACAGCGCAGGCGGACCTGGTGGTGGCGGCGGACGGCGTGAACTCCCGCATCCGCGACGGGCTGGGCATCCCCACCCGCAAGCGCGACATGCCCGACGGGGCCATCCGCCTGCTCATCCCCAAGACGCCGGAGGAGGTGGCCCTGGGCGACACCGGCACCACGGTGGAGAACTGGCAGGGCAGCCGCCGCATCCTCGTGACCCCGGTCTCGGACACCGAGCTCTACATCGCGCTCACCATGCTCGACAGCGACACCAGCGGAAAGGCCACCCCGGTGGACGTGGAAAGCTGGGCCGCGGCCTTCCCCCATCTGCGCCCGCTCATCGAGCGGCTGGGCCCGGGCGGGCGCTATGACCGGTTCGGCCACGTGAAGCTGAAAACCTGGTCGCAGGGCCGGGTGGCGATCCTGGGAGACGCGGCGCATGCCATGCCGCCGAACCTCGGCCAGGGCGGCGGCACGGCGATGATGAACGGGCTCGCGCTCGCCACCCATCTCGACGGCGCGGCGGACATCCCCGCCGCCCTCGCCGCCTGGGAGCGGGCGGAGCGCCCGATCACCGAGCACACCCAGCGCATGTCGATCTTCTTCGGCCGGCCGGCAAGCTGGCCGGTGCCGATCCAGCGCGGCTTCTTCAACATCCTGTCGAAGTCCCGCAAGGTCGGCGAACTGAGAACCAGAACCGCCAGGCACATCCCCACCGGAACCGCCTGA
- a CDS encoding MFS transporter: MSSALPRTERAAQRRISTALFLAGFATFSLIYCTQPLLPEFSTEFGIDPATSSLALSLTTGCLAFSILAAGALSEAVGRRGLMFVSMVGAALLNLVSAMAPSWELLLIARACEGLVLGGVPAVAMAYLAEEMPAGRLGRAMGLYVGGTAFGGMIGRVAIGALTEATSWRIALGSMAAVDLVVAFGFLALAPASRNFVRRPGLNPALHLAAWATHLRHRELPFLFLTGFLSMGAFVTIYNYAGYRLLAAPYSLSQAQIGLIFLTYIFGILASSSAGSLADRMGRPPVVITGVAVMLTGMLATLSSALWLIIGGIAVITVGFFMVHSVASGWVGRLASTNRSHAASLYLLSYYVGSSVMGSLGGWFWHEGAWPAVIVFCATLTLCVCAIALWLRRAGRG, encoded by the coding sequence ATGTCCTCCGCCCTCCCCCGCACGGAGCGCGCCGCCCAACGGCGCATCTCCACCGCGCTGTTCCTGGCCGGGTTCGCCACCTTTTCGCTGATCTACTGCACCCAGCCGCTGCTGCCGGAATTCTCCACCGAATTCGGCATCGACCCAGCGACGAGCTCGCTCGCGCTCTCGCTCACCACCGGCTGCCTCGCCTTCTCCATCCTCGCGGCCGGCGCGCTCTCCGAGGCCGTGGGCCGGCGCGGACTGATGTTCGTCTCCATGGTGGGCGCGGCGCTGCTGAACCTCGTCTCGGCCATGGCGCCGTCCTGGGAGCTGCTGCTGATCGCCCGGGCCTGCGAGGGGCTGGTGCTCGGCGGCGTGCCGGCCGTCGCCATGGCCTATCTGGCCGAGGAGATGCCGGCGGGCCGCCTCGGCCGGGCCATGGGCCTCTACGTGGGCGGCACCGCCTTCGGCGGCATGATCGGCCGGGTGGCGATCGGCGCGCTCACCGAGGCCACCTCCTGGCGCATCGCGCTCGGCTCCATGGCGGCGGTGGACCTGGTGGTGGCCTTCGGCTTCCTCGCCCTCGCGCCGGCCTCGCGCAACTTCGTGCGCCGCCCCGGGCTGAACCCGGCCCTGCATCTCGCGGCCTGGGCCACCCACCTGCGCCACCGCGAGTTGCCCTTCCTGTTCCTCACCGGCTTCCTGTCGATGGGCGCCTTCGTGACCATCTACAACTACGCCGGCTACCGGCTGCTCGCCGCGCCCTACAGCCTCAGCCAGGCGCAGATCGGGCTGATCTTCCTCACCTACATCTTCGGCATCCTCGCCTCCTCCAGCGCCGGCTCCCTCGCCGACAGGATGGGGCGGCCGCCGGTGGTGATCACCGGCGTGGCGGTGATGCTCACGGGCATGCTGGCCACGCTCTCCTCCGCTCTGTGGCTGATCATCGGCGGCATTGCGGTGATCACGGTGGGGTTCTTCATGGTCCATTCCGTGGCCTCCGGCTGGGTGGGCCGGCTGGCGAGCACAAACCGCAGCCACGCGGCCTCGCTCTACCTGCTGTCCTACTACGTGGGCTCCAGCGTGATGGGCTCGCTCGGCGGATGGTTCTGGCACGAGGGCGCGTGGCCGGCGGTGATCGTCTTCTGCGCCACACTCACCCTCTGCGTCTGCGCCATCGCCCTGTGGCTGCGGCGGGCCGGGCGGGGCTGA
- a CDS encoding ABC transporter permease: MTQVTPQMRPMGERRFGRTNWLGLRTLCLREIRRFTNVWTQTLAAPMATAALFMGVFILALGARRGEVMGVPFAQFLAPGILMMTVVQNAFANTSSSILISKMQGNIIDTLMPPLSPAEILTGYAVGGVARGLFVAAAVAVVVFGATQTIPQHPLWALFFVLAGSLMMALAGILAAIVADKFDQMSAITNFIVTPLSFLSGTFYSLETLPAAFRAISHANPIFYLIDGFRFGVLGVSDRGPLLGAAVLVAVNAVLWTVAWRWIRSGYRLKS; encoded by the coding sequence ATGACACAGGTCACCCCCCAGATGCGCCCCATGGGGGAGCGCCGCTTCGGCCGCACCAACTGGCTCGGCCTGCGCACGCTGTGCCTGCGCGAGATCCGGCGGTTCACCAATGTCTGGACCCAAACGCTCGCCGCCCCCATGGCCACGGCGGCCCTGTTCATGGGCGTTTTCATCCTGGCGCTCGGCGCGCGCCGGGGCGAGGTGATGGGCGTGCCCTTCGCCCAGTTCCTCGCGCCGGGCATCCTGATGATGACCGTGGTGCAGAATGCCTTCGCCAACACCTCCTCCTCCATCCTGATCTCGAAGATGCAGGGCAACATCATCGACACGCTGATGCCGCCGCTCTCGCCGGCCGAGATCCTCACCGGCTACGCGGTGGGCGGGGTGGCGCGCGGGCTGTTCGTGGCCGCGGCGGTGGCCGTGGTGGTGTTCGGCGCCACGCAGACCATCCCGCAGCACCCGCTCTGGGCGCTGTTCTTCGTGCTGGCCGGCAGCCTGATGATGGCCCTCGCCGGCATCCTCGCCGCCATCGTCGCGGACAAGTTCGACCAGATGTCCGCGATCACCAATTTCATCGTCACGCCGCTGAGCTTCCTCTCCGGCACGTTCTACTCGCTCGAAACCCTGCCGGCCGCCTTCCGCGCCATCAGCCACGCGAACCCGATCTTCTACCTCATCGACGGCTTCCGCTTCGGCGTGCTGGGCGTGTCGGACCGCGGGCCGCTGCTCGGCGCCGCGGTGCTGGTGGCGGTGAACGCGGTGCTCTGGACGGTGGCCTGGCGCTGGATCCGCTCCGGCTACAGGCTCAAGAGCTGA